Below is a window of Fibrobacter sp. UWB11 DNA.
GGCAATATAGCCCAACAATACGGTGTCCGCGTCGCAGAAATTCAACGTGCAAACGATATGAAGAAAAACGCGAAGCTTAAAGTGGGCCGTACCCTGTTAATTCCGGTGAAAGTCGCTCCGCGCCGTTCGACAGGCAAAAAGCCTTCAAAAGTCCGTACTTACGTCGTTCAACTTGGCGATAATTTGGGCTCGATTTCACGTCGTTTTGGTGTTTCTCAGGAATCCTTACGCGTTTGGAACAACATTGAGCCTGGGTATAACGTTAAAAAAGGTGATACCATTTACGTTTCTAAGCCGGATCTTAAGCCGAGTAGCTTTGTACAACAGCGTGTAGCTCTCAAGAAAGGTGAAAAATATGTTGTCAAGGCGGGCGATACCTATGCGCTTATTGCGAAGCAGTACAAAGTTCCAGTATTCCTCTTGTTACAGGCAAATAGTGGCTTTACCAAGCGCCTTACCATCGGTGATTCTCTTTCTATTCCTGCTTATGTCCGTCCGCCTCGCAAAATGTCCAAGGCTGTCGATGACGATGTTCCTGTTATAGAAACTTCTAAGGTTACCGAACCCACCGATTCCAAGAAGTCCAACAAAAATTCTAAAAAGACCCCAGAGCCGACGGCCAAAAACTCCAAAAGTCAACCCGTCAGCACGACGATAATTTATACGGTCGAATCTGGTGATAACCTGTATGCAATCGCGAGAAAGTATTCCACGACGGTTGCCGCCATCCGCGAAATGAACGATATGGGCAGTTCTTCGAACATCAAGGTTGGGCAAAAGCTCAAGATTCCGGGCTCCGCAGCTCCGGCTCCGAGCACTCCCAAAATCGAAGAAATTACTCATGTTGTCAAGAAAGGCGAGGGTCTTTGGGATATTTCGCGCCAGTACGGCGTGACTATCGAAGACATTGTCAAGTGGAATGGGCTTAAAGACACGAAAATTAAGATTAACGAGAAACTAAAAATCAAAACAACAAAGAAAAACAAGAAGTAAGCCCCAAATCTCGAAAAAAAAAGTGTAAAATCACGTTTTTTTTGTTATAAATCAAAAAAAATAGTGTAGTTTTAAGTTGGAAAATCAAAAAATCATTGGAGTATAATATGAAGAAGAAACTCTTGGTTCTCTGTGCTGCTGGTCTCATTTTTTCTTTGACCGGTTGTGAAGAAACCATGGACCCGAACGATCCTCAGTCTGTTCGCAGATATTTGACGAAAAAGCAGATTGGTTTTACGCCGAATCAGTTCGTCTCTTACGCAGTCAATAGCGATACCGCCAAGATGACTCTTTTCCTTCAGGCTTCTTTCGAAATTGACCAGCCGGCGGACAACGGCAACAACGCTGTTGCAATTGCAGCTAACAAGGGCAACATGATGGTGCTCAACTACTTGTTCGATCACGGTGCAAAGGCCAACGTCAATAACGGCAATGGTGAACCGGTTATCGACAACGCCGTCATGATGGGCAACAAGGAAGTTGTGAATCGTCTTTTGCAGCAACTCAAAAAAGAAAATGTTGACCCGCAGAACCTTGCTACGGCAGTGCTGATTGCTGCCAAGACGGGTAAGGCCGACATGCTCGAAGTTCTTGCAAACGCTGGCGCTCCGCTTGAAAACCGCAGCCCGGATGGATACCTCCCGATTCATTGGGCAGTCAAGTCTGGTAACTACGATGCAATGATGTTCCTCATCAACAAGGGTGTTGATGTGAACGCTAAGTGCGGTCAGGGTTACTCCGTGCTCGACTGGGCTACGAACGAAGGTTATACCCGCCTCATCAAGGCTTTGAAGAAGAAGGGCGCAAAGAATACTGCAAAGTATAAGATTGACTCTCGTGGCAGATAATTAACTGACGAATTACATTTGTCATGCCTGCTTCCGAGCAGGCATTTTTTTCCATGTCATTCCGGCCTTCGCGCCGGAATCTTTTTTAACCTTGTCATGCCCGCCTCCGAGCGGGCATCTCCTTTTTTTTGTGTGTAAATTACTATCTTATTCATCGGAAAAACAATAGGAGATTTTATGTCCGTTCAAGTGATGGTTAATGGTATTCCGGGTAACATGGGCCGCATCGTGGCCGAAACTTGTGTTGCTCGCGGTTTGGAACTTGTCTCGTATTCTTTGACGGGTGAAATTATCGTCGAAAACGAAGCCGAAGTTGCAGGCAAGACTATCCAGCTCTTGAAACCGTCCAACCGCGAAGCCCGCATTGGCGAAGTGCTTGCCAAGTATCCGAACATGATTTGCATTGACTACACGCATCCGACGGCAGTGAACGACAACGCCGCTTTCTACGTGAAGCACAAGATCCCGTTCGTGATGGGCACGACTGGTGGCGACCGCGAAGCTCTCACAAAGCTCGTTGCCGATGCCAACCATCCGAGCGTCATCGCTCCGAACATGGCTAAGCAGATTGTCGCTTTCCAGACGATGATTGAATTTTTGGCTAACGAATTCCCGACGGCATTCGAAGGCTACAAGCTCTCTGTTGTCGAAAGCCACCAGAAGACCAAGGCTGACACTAGCGGTACCGCCAAGGCTGTTGTTGGAGACTTCCAGAAGATGGGCTTTGACTTTTCTGTTGACGATATCGAAAAGGTCCGCAACGAGAAGGAAC
It encodes the following:
- the dapB gene encoding dihydrodipicolinate reductase, whose translation is MSVQVMVNGIPGNMGRIVAETCVARGLELVSYSLTGEIIVENEAEVAGKTIQLLKPSNREARIGEVLAKYPNMICIDYTHPTAVNDNAAFYVKHKIPFVMGTTGGDREALTKLVADANHPSVIAPNMAKQIVAFQTMIEFLANEFPTAFEGYKLSVVESHQKTKADTSGTAKAVVGDFQKMGFDFSVDDIEKVRNEKEQMERMHVPEEYLGGHAFHTYSLDSADGTVHFEFQHNVCGRKIYAEGTVDAVNFLADQIAAGTAKPFNMMDVLRSGKMR
- a CDS encoding ankyrin repeat domain-containing protein, whose amino-acid sequence is MKKKLLVLCAAGLIFSLTGCEETMDPNDPQSVRRYLTKKQIGFTPNQFVSYAVNSDTAKMTLFLQASFEIDQPADNGNNAVAIAANKGNMMVLNYLFDHGAKANVNNGNGEPVIDNAVMMGNKEVVNRLLQQLKKENVDPQNLATAVLIAAKTGKADMLEVLANAGAPLENRSPDGYLPIHWAVKSGNYDAMMFLINKGVDVNAKCGQGYSVLDWATNEGYTRLIKALKKKGAKNTAKYKIDSRGR